A window of the Pseudomonas furukawaii genome harbors these coding sequences:
- a CDS encoding ABC transporter ATP-binding protein/permease, with product MEMDWSKALQESLGWLAIASLITIVAFAAAGAAAVKFTRWGSQFWQIAGPYLSPKRSWRPLLAFTLLLVLTLFSVRMNVLFSFWYNGFYSALQGLDQKAFWYFLGIFSVLATIHVLRALFTYYVTQAFNIHWRVWLNDRLTADWMKGDAYYRGQFLAEPVDNPDQRIELDVNSFVNGSVSLALGAVSALVSLVAFTGILWGLSAPFELGGVEIPRAMVFAVYIYVIVATWIAFRLGRPLIRLNFLNEKLTANFRYALMRLREYAENVAFYQGTAIERGTLLGRFSALIGNVWALVYRTLKFDGFNLAVSQVAVIFPFILQAPRFFSGAIKLGDVMQTSQAFGQVQDSLSFFRSSYDTFAQYRATLDRLTGFLDANEDARELPRVITQDAADSLRIEGMDVLRPDGHRLLADLNLALQPGQALLIRGPSGSGKTTLLRSLAGLWPYAEGKVQRPGGHQALFLSQRPYLPLGDLRTAIAYPNTSTPADDERLKQALRRVNLAHLAEHLDLSQDWTRILSIGEQQRLAFARVLFNQPRIVFLDESTSAMDEGLEHALYSLLREELGDTLLVSVGHRATLTQFHTHRLEVDGQGGWSLLEQQPAMA from the coding sequence ATGGAAATGGATTGGAGCAAGGCGCTGCAAGAAAGCCTCGGCTGGCTTGCCATCGCGTCCCTGATCACCATCGTTGCCTTCGCCGCGGCCGGTGCCGCAGCAGTGAAGTTCACCCGTTGGGGCAGCCAGTTCTGGCAGATCGCCGGCCCCTATCTCAGCCCGAAACGCAGCTGGCGACCGCTGCTGGCGTTCACCCTGCTGCTGGTGCTGACCCTGTTCTCGGTACGCATGAACGTGCTCTTCTCGTTCTGGTACAACGGTTTCTACAGCGCCCTCCAGGGGCTGGACCAGAAGGCCTTCTGGTACTTCCTCGGGATCTTCTCGGTGCTGGCCACCATCCACGTGCTGCGGGCGCTGTTCACCTACTACGTGACCCAGGCCTTCAATATCCACTGGCGGGTCTGGCTCAACGACCGGCTCACCGCTGACTGGATGAAGGGCGACGCCTACTACCGTGGCCAGTTCCTCGCCGAGCCGGTGGACAACCCCGACCAGCGTATCGAGCTGGACGTGAATTCCTTCGTCAACGGCTCGGTCTCCCTGGCGCTCGGCGCCGTGAGCGCGCTGGTCTCCCTGGTGGCCTTCACCGGCATCCTCTGGGGCCTGTCGGCGCCCTTCGAGCTGGGTGGCGTGGAGATTCCCCGGGCCATGGTCTTCGCCGTCTACATCTACGTGATAGTCGCCACCTGGATCGCCTTCCGCCTGGGCCGTCCGCTGATCCGGCTGAACTTCCTCAACGAGAAGCTCACCGCGAACTTCCGCTACGCCCTGATGCGCCTGCGGGAATACGCCGAGAACGTCGCCTTCTACCAGGGCACCGCGATCGAGCGCGGCACCCTGCTCGGCCGCTTCTCCGCGCTGATCGGCAACGTCTGGGCGCTGGTCTACCGGACCCTGAAGTTCGACGGCTTCAACCTGGCGGTGAGCCAGGTGGCGGTGATCTTCCCCTTCATCCTCCAGGCGCCGCGCTTCTTCAGCGGCGCCATCAAGCTGGGCGACGTGATGCAGACCTCCCAGGCCTTCGGCCAGGTGCAGGACTCGCTGTCGTTCTTCCGCAGCTCCTACGACACCTTCGCCCAGTACCGCGCCACCCTCGACCGCCTCACCGGCTTCCTCGACGCCAACGAGGACGCCCGCGAGCTGCCCCGGGTCATCACCCAGGATGCGGCGGACAGCCTGCGCATCGAAGGCATGGACGTGCTGCGCCCGGACGGCCACCGGCTGCTGGCGGACCTGAACCTCGCGCTGCAACCCGGCCAGGCGCTGCTGATCAGGGGCCCCTCCGGCAGCGGCAAGACCACCCTGCTGCGCTCCCTGGCCGGCCTCTGGCCCTACGCCGAGGGCAAGGTCCAGCGCCCCGGCGGGCACCAGGCGCTGTTCCTCTCCCAGCGCCCCTACCTGCCCCTGGGCGACCTGCGCACCGCCATCGCCTACCCCAACACCAGCACCCCGGCCGACGACGAACGCCTGAAGCAGGCCCTGCGCCGGGTCAACCTCGCCCACCTGGCGGAGCACCTGGACCTCAGCCAGGACTGGACGCGCATCCTCTCCATCGGCGAACAGCAGCGCCTGGCCTTCGCCCGGGTGCTGTTCAACCAGCCGCGCATCGTTTTCCTCGACGAGTCCACCTCCGCCATGGACGAAGGCCTGGAGCACGCCCTCTACTCGCTGCTGCGTGAAGAGCTGGGCGATACCCTGCTGGTGAGCGTCGGCCACCGCGCCACCCTCACCCAGTTCCACACCCATCGCCTGGAGGTGGACGGACAGGGCGGCTGGTCGCTGCTGGAGCAACAGCCGGCGATGGCGTAA
- a CDS encoding IS110 family RNA-guided transposase translates to MNEFNQVYVGLDVHQATIAVAVARPGRGEPDYHGTIENRDSALRKLLKQLSRQGEALSFCYEAGPCGYGLYRELTALGHGCVVVAPSLIPRKAGERLKTDRRDALMLARLHRAGELTAVWVPDQEQEAIRDLTRAREDMKSLELKCRQRLGAFLLRHGHVYAGKSRWTQAHFHWLASVKLDSPVQQIVLQEYLDTVKSMQRRVADLEAQMHEALAGWSLGTVAQALMALRGVSLITAMTVLAELGDLSRFDSPRELMAYLGLVPSEHSSGGSRRQGRITRTGNGHVRRVLVEAGWNYRFPARKTRVIEARAAKTSAVVQAIAWHAQMRLCGRYRALLAAGKLKQQVTTAIARELAGFIWAIACAVAGKAHGSKAVA, encoded by the coding sequence ATGAACGAGTTTAACCAGGTCTATGTAGGTTTGGACGTTCACCAGGCGACGATTGCTGTCGCGGTGGCACGGCCGGGGCGCGGTGAGCCGGACTATCACGGCACCATCGAGAACCGCGACAGCGCGCTGCGCAAACTGCTCAAGCAGCTGAGCCGGCAGGGCGAGGCGTTGAGCTTCTGCTACGAGGCCGGCCCCTGCGGCTACGGCCTTTACCGTGAGCTGACAGCGCTGGGCCATGGTTGCGTGGTGGTGGCGCCCTCGCTGATTCCGCGCAAGGCGGGCGAGCGGTTGAAAACCGACCGTCGGGACGCCCTGATGTTGGCGCGCCTGCATCGGGCGGGCGAGCTGACGGCGGTGTGGGTGCCGGATCAGGAGCAGGAAGCGATCCGCGACTTGACGCGCGCCCGGGAGGACATGAAGTCCCTGGAACTGAAGTGCCGGCAACGCCTGGGCGCGTTCTTGCTGCGTCATGGGCACGTCTATGCCGGTAAAAGTCGCTGGACCCAGGCCCATTTCCACTGGTTGGCGAGCGTGAAACTTGACTCGCCGGTGCAGCAGATCGTCCTGCAGGAGTACCTCGACACCGTTAAATCGATGCAACGGCGGGTGGCCGATCTGGAAGCGCAAATGCACGAAGCGCTGGCCGGCTGGTCGCTGGGTACGGTGGCGCAAGCCCTGATGGCGTTGCGCGGGGTGAGCCTGATCACGGCGATGACGGTGTTGGCGGAGTTGGGCGACCTCAGTCGCTTCGACTCGCCGCGCGAGCTGATGGCCTACCTGGGACTGGTTCCCAGCGAGCACTCCAGCGGTGGCTCACGCCGCCAGGGCCGCATTACCCGCACGGGCAATGGCCATGTCCGGCGGGTGCTGGTGGAAGCGGGGTGGAACTACCGTTTCCCGGCACGCAAGACACGCGTCATCGAGGCGCGCGCGGCGAAAACCTCGGCGGTGGTTCAGGCCATCGCCTGGCACGCGCAGATGCGCTTGTGCGGTCGTTATCGAGCGCTGCTGGCGGCGGGCAAGCTCAAGCAGCAGGTCACCACCGCCATCGCCCGGGAGCTGGCGGGATTCATCTGGGCCATCGCCTGCGCGGTGGCGGGCAAGGCACACGGTAGTAAGGCCGTGGCATGA
- a CDS encoding sigma-54-dependent transcriptional regulator yields the protein MEHSVLIVEDDELLAGNIRTYLERKNFEALVCHSAEEALELLQEQVPDVLLTDNSLPGMSGHELIREVSHRVPQVKPIMMTGYGNIEDAVQAMKAGAFHYLTKPVALAELKLLLDKALDAQRLEHKLDFYQARAAQDAGLEALIGESAAMLEVKSMVRQLLDAESRMVDAELPAVLIEGETGTGKELIARALHFDGARCKGPFVEFNCASIPAHLLEAELFGHEKGAFTDAKDRRLGLVEAADGGTLFLDEVGEMDLVLQAKLLKLLEDRTIRRIGSVKERKVNLRIISATNCNLEQMVQQGRFRRDLFFRLRIISIKVPRLYAREGDVLLLARHFLKLHGRRYGKPGLHFSSEAEHLLQGYSWPGNVRELRNMLEQTVLLAQGDLVTAAQLHICPTLVEGEHYRTQARGHGPGDGEPDSERDMVIRMLDRTDWNVTKSARLLGLTRDMLRYRIEKLGLVRPDRHH from the coding sequence ATGGAGCACAGCGTACTGATCGTCGAAGACGACGAGCTATTGGCCGGCAATATCAGGACCTACCTCGAGCGGAAGAATTTCGAGGCCCTGGTCTGCCACTCCGCGGAAGAAGCGCTTGAGCTGCTGCAGGAGCAGGTGCCCGATGTGCTGCTGACCGACAACTCCCTGCCGGGCATGAGCGGCCATGAACTCATCCGCGAGGTGAGCCACCGGGTGCCGCAGGTCAAGCCGATCATGATGACCGGCTACGGCAACATCGAGGATGCGGTGCAGGCCATGAAGGCCGGCGCCTTCCACTACCTGACCAAGCCGGTGGCGCTGGCCGAGCTGAAGCTGCTGCTGGACAAGGCCCTGGATGCCCAGCGGCTGGAGCACAAGCTGGACTTCTACCAGGCCCGCGCCGCCCAGGACGCCGGGCTGGAGGCGCTGATCGGCGAGTCGGCGGCGATGCTGGAGGTCAAGTCCATGGTCCGCCAGTTGCTGGACGCCGAGAGCCGCATGGTCGACGCCGAGTTGCCGGCCGTGCTGATCGAGGGCGAGACCGGAACCGGCAAGGAACTGATCGCCCGCGCGCTGCACTTCGACGGCGCGCGTTGCAAGGGGCCCTTCGTCGAGTTCAACTGCGCCTCGATCCCCGCGCACCTGCTGGAGGCGGAGCTCTTCGGCCATGAGAAGGGCGCCTTCACCGACGCCAAGGACCGCCGCCTGGGCCTGGTGGAGGCGGCCGACGGCGGGACCCTGTTCCTCGACGAGGTGGGGGAGATGGACCTGGTGCTCCAGGCCAAGCTGCTCAAGCTGCTGGAGGACCGCACCATCCGCCGCATCGGCTCGGTGAAGGAGCGCAAGGTGAACCTGCGCATCATCAGCGCCACCAACTGCAACCTGGAGCAGATGGTGCAGCAGGGGCGCTTCCGCCGGGACCTGTTCTTCCGCCTGCGGATCATTTCCATCAAGGTGCCGCGCCTCTATGCCCGCGAGGGGGACGTCCTGCTGTTGGCCCGGCATTTCCTCAAGCTCCACGGCAGGCGCTACGGCAAGCCGGGGCTGCACTTCTCCAGCGAGGCCGAGCACCTGCTGCAGGGCTATAGCTGGCCCGGCAATGTGCGCGAGCTGCGCAACATGCTGGAGCAGACCGTGCTGCTGGCCCAGGGCGACCTGGTCACCGCCGCGCAACTGCATATCTGCCCGACCCTGGTGGAGGGTGAACACTACCGCACCCAGGCCAGGGGGCACGGCCCGGGCGATGGCGAGCCCGATTCGGAGCGGGACATGGTCATCCGCATGCTCGACAGGACCGACTGGAACGTCACCAAGTCCGCCCGGCTGCTGGGGCTGACCCGGGACATGCTGCGTTACCGCATCGAGAAACTGGGCCTGGTGAGGCCGGATCGTCACCACTGA